The Hordeum vulgare subsp. vulgare chromosome 4H, MorexV3_pseudomolecules_assembly, whole genome shotgun sequence genomic interval agggtatgcttgaacgattaatcttgtacaaagaaatagccaacacaatataatgagcacaaacaatatgcaatgtatgtatgctcaagtaacacaagtaaaccacaagtaaggagttagggttaaggataaccaaggtcactgagacaaagatgtatcccgatgttcacttccttggagggaaactagtcaccgttagagaggtggatgttaccacgaaggcacaccaacgccacgaaggctcaccctattctccctttgagataacaccacgaaggcgtttctcaaccactagtggtaagcctttgaggtggcttccaaaccctcacaaacttttccgggggaaatcacacggattgattcctctccgaagaactcctaccgcctaagagtctccaacctccaagagtaacaatatcacggggaatgctcaaaacttgctcaaatctcaaatagcttgggttgagaggaggagagggagacgatctatcttttgattggaacaactctcaaaggggctcacaaatgctcttgggatctaagatttggtgtgagcaaatgtgtgtgagctagaaatgtgttcttatgaggacatggttgtgttgggcaccctctcacaaagtgggaggaggtatttatagtggagaggggaaagtgaccgttggggtcacttaagtctgacagtggtcggacgtccggcagttctcggatgtccggacgcccacaaggggtcggacgtccgagggatgtatatatatcaggaaccactgtatagatatcaggaatcactgtatagacgaatagggaccggacgaccgaagagaaggtcggatgtctgagagttcagctctgttcaagggcaccggattccgaaagtggtcggacgtccggccctcggacgacagggggaggccggaagtccgagttatatgactctagatttctctggtgcaaggttccagttttccgaagtggtcgggcgtccggccctcggacgtccggagggagccggatgtccgagactttggctctggtatATGGTTCCGGATTTcctaagtggtcgggcgtccggccctcggacgtccggaggaagcgggATGTCTGAGGCATTGGTTATGTTTTTGAgatcaaagcagagcagtggagatgtggtatgagcacaaaagtagagatgtagtttgagcaagttcatcgcaaaacctgtgatcccctcttaatagtgcgggatccctaaagactcaagaatcataaaaagggtactgatgatccatacttgagtgtatacttttattcgctgatcatcactctgcaccactaacgtcaaaggaactaatacctttgagttagccctttaacttgagcttgatgttgttgttccttcttggctcaagttgaaagcaagacatgatgaagtcttcaagtagctctcccatacacaatgtggaaagcctagcttatgtattcatcttcatttgtccaccatgtgaacgtcgacaagaatcaagcatgtagtgctcaggaatgcttatcttgatcttgtccttgttagcacatgagcttgtccttataaacacatgatcattaacaatagttttaatgatatatttgtgctgatccacttgaacttgcacaccacaatcttgatgacgatcatcacttgatgtcatccttcatgggttgtatgagatcttctttttgacgcaagcccatggaagcacacctaaaccccacataggactctcacaaagaccatgggttagtacacaaacacgtaatggacaatgcttaccataccatgggatcacttgatccctctcggtacatcttatatgctttgtgtgttgatcatctggatttactctttgtctgagatcttgatcaacctagtgtctctatgaccattctttggataataccttgaataccatcttggtcatcatataaactccttgaacccaacagatggacttcaagaagtgcctatggacaaatcctataaatataacttaaggaaaccattagtccataggaattgtcatcaattaccaaaaccacatatggagatatatgctctaacagtggtGTTGCCATGTGATTTTGTTCTCCAGTTCCATCTCAATTCGATGAAGCGCAGCCAGATACACCTCCATGAGGGAACTTGTAAGGTTGTGTTGCCCTCATATGTATTGTCGGAGTTGAGATTATCCTCTGACCCTCCTTTTGTCGATTTCCCCATGACAGTGATCTATCCAATTCACGCTCATTGGAATCTTCCAGTCTATACCGATGACTTCCCATACAGTGCTTCTACGAGCTCATGGGTTTGAACAAGGTTGCTCCTGTGAGACGGAGACCTAGAGACGGCAATGATATTTTCTCATGACACATCGTCGATGGATGCAGGAGGAACACAGTGTTGATTTGGTCAGAACTTGCATGTAACTTCTTACTATTGTAAGGAGGTTCTTGTGAGCGATGATATTTCACATATGGCTCGACTCAATTTACTAAAAAAATCATAGGCTAATCGatagatccctatactcaagcctGATATACACATTAAGGCACTAAAAACATGTTGCTACGAGTTTTAAACTCAATATGATCCAAGCTTTCATGCAGTGTTGTTATTATACAATAAAGAAGAAAAGGATGACATCGTGAAGAAAAATGATGATGGGACCTTCAGGCTATTCATTCAAATTTTAGACATACAACATGCAACTGAAATCCCTTCCCTACTTACTGTAAATTCGACTCTTAATGCAACATCCCCACTAAACCACGTCAACACAGATCAATTTACTAAAAAAAGTATCTAACCAAAATTGAAAGAAGTTTTTTAGGATAAAACAAAAGGATTCACAAATAAAAGCCCTACTGCCACAACAGTCCATAAATtgttaaatattccataaaagctATATTAAGCAATAAACCTGAAAAGATAAATCATTGGATTACATCGAGGATCAATCATGTTCATTAGATCTTGAAAATTGGGGCGTACGAACAATTGTGTCCTTAGGTTAAATAACTAATCCCTAGTGAAATGATGTTTCTTTGTGGAAAGACACATCCCTTAGCGAAAACATATCTTTTAGTGGAAAGATGGTCTCGTGGTGGAATGATCTCTCTTTGCAGAATGACATATTATAAAAGAATGAACGAGAGGAAATGCCTAATGGAGCTCGGCCTTCATGGAGCCCTTTATTTGAAACGTTCAGAGATTCAAAATTTTAAGTTTGTATTTTTAAATATGCATATACATATACTACTTATCTGCGAAGTTTCATGAAAAAACACCTTTTTATGCGAGCTACACAAAAATGACAAAATCATATGTTTCTAGTACATGTACTATTCACTACAAAATTACATGATTTTGGTTTTCTTGTACAGGGTGCATAAAAATTTATTCCGTGATAAATTTCGCACACATCTAGTATACATCTATAAGTACTTATGTATCTATATTCAATATTTTTAAATTAAAAATTTGATTATCGAATGTTTGAAAATCTCAGGCTTCATGGAAAGAGCAAAAGATCCACTCTCTGAGAAAAGCACAATAATTATTAGATTAACATATTACCATATCCAGTTTATAACTACTTGACTGACACAAACATTGGAATTGTATTAATTATGTGAGAAAAATATTGTACCAAAATTTaacatttttaatttttttatggaCTTCAATAACATTTAAAATTTGTATTTTTAAGAAAACATTAGAACTTTGTACAAAAGAGAACTCATTGTTCATTCTTTAGCTGCACACCTTACATGAACCCAAATGATAAGTGAAACACGTGAGGCACGGAGCAACATGATCCAAACACCCTATTATCATTCATCTTGCCACATCAAATAAACGACATCATcgaattttttttggtttttcagacttaaaaatgatttatctcttaaataaaaatcaggttaaatattttttatcattAAATCCGTCTTGACAAGATccttaaaactagatcccatatagaTACGTTTCGATAACTTTTTTAGGCCAAAAATTGTTATAATGTTTATATTAAAGTTGTCATAGTGTTTACACTAAAGTTATCATGATATATTTTATCTAgttttttcttctagatttaaagctaTCATTTGTATTTCAACTACTTTTCAATGCAAATTTTATGAATTGATCATGGATTTTTTTAGTAATTAATCACGAAAAATTAAATTCTTGGATAATGATAAATTTTAGTAATTCACCATGACAAATTTAGTTTCTTAATTCTCTTTTTTATGACACGCCAAAATTTACTTTAAATGTTGAAGAAAAAGTAATTGAAACATATCATGGTAACTTTAATGTAAATACCATAACTATTTATGTGCAATAGACATGATAACTTTTTACTCTAAAAAAGTCGTCAAAACATACCGATATGGGacctagtttcgaagatctcacCGCGATGGATTTAATGAAAACAACTTGTTTTCAATCAGAttttatttaagagataaaaaatttgaaaactggaaaatccaaaagattcACGCTGACGTTTCGTTACTTATATATCCATACGGTGATATGGTGCGATTTGTAGTGAAGGAGCTTGTTCAGTCCAAACCCCTTAGCACCACATGTGTGGTACTTATCGGGATCCTACATGAATCGGTTTGTTGTTTGCTGACATGACTCATCTTGGTCTAAAGCGCGAAGTTGTAATGAGTACCGATCCCACTAGTTCAAAGTGCAACAGTGAAAAAATACcaaaactgaagtgaaactaactCATCAAAAATTGAAACGAGGCACAGTTCATGCAATAGCCCCTTTTCTCAAATTGTTGGGAATCACATAAAACTGAGATAtggaaaaatatatttatatGAATACTCTATACAGGGTCTCCATAAGAAATATTTCTATGGGTTAAAACCTACATAAATTGTAACTAATTCAACCCATCGAGACTACGTTTTTCCTTTTGAGTTAAAAAATAAACTTTTCAGATGGTTAAATAACCATCTATTATATTTGTATGTTTTGCAAAGTCATATTTCACAGGACAGGGTGTTGCTGCACCCGGGCTCAGCTGCAGCCCCGCTCACGAAAAAAATCAAATGAAATAttagaaaaatttaaaaaattccatttttttgtatggTAGACAATTTGATGCGTGAGGTCCGCTTCAATTTTCATCTTATTTGGACATCTGCGCAGCTCTtagcaaaaaagacaaaatctGGGTCTGTGAAAAAGATTAACTGTTCATGATTTTTCTGACCCGATTTGTTTTTTTATGAGAGCTGGTCAGATGTCTAAAGAAGATGAAATTTGAAGCGGATCTCACGCATGAAATTATTTATCGCACAAACAAtggttttttttaatttttctagtatttcttttgatttttttccgtGAGCGAGAGCAGTTGAGCCCGTGCTCAGAAGAGCATTTTCGTATTTCACAGGGTTTTTCTAGATCAGGATAAGATAAAACACCCACTGTTAAGTTCCCGGCTTTCAACTCGACTACTCGATCGGGTTAATGGAAATACCATGCACGTTTTTTTTAGGCCTTCATATTGCTCTCACTGGCACACATTGACCCCTGTTATTTGTTTGGGTTGTATCTACAGTAATATTTAGAGTTTGTTTAGGTTTGGCCTGCATCAAAACAATGTTTTGCCCCCTAAGATGTCCagtcaagtgatgctcatctacaCAATAGACGTAAAATGTTTGGGCATGAGCTTTTCACATTGAACCTTTTCCGTAATCCAATATACCATTACCATCACTGTTTACAAAGGTACTTCTAATTTTAGAATTCAAAGTTCATTGATAAAGGTGATTTATTCCGAATGGCGTTAGTTGCTACTAACACAAAGATATTAATTTACACGATAAATTCTATAGCTTCTTTGCTACGTGCTACTTGGTCGAAGTCCAAACTTATTTTTTATGGGGTTAAACTTCTTGCTAGTAAGTGAAACGGAGTAGGACAGTGGTTTGCTTGCTCATTGAACCAATAAAAGAATCACAAACACTTAGAGCAACTTCAATGGGACGACCCATTTCGTGTGTTGTCGTTCCTTTGGGTCCGCGCGGACACAAAAATCGGCCCAACGCGCCGAtccaaacggacgcgcgtccgtttggCGTCTCTGCGGTGACCCATTCCCGGCTCAATTTTGGGCCGGATTTGCGTCGACGCGGACATGAGATGGGCGCGTGTGCCTACTCCTCTCCCCGGGTCCGTTGATCGGTGGCATCCACCGCCATCCCCCCCCCGCCCCATTTCTCCCCAAAAACCCTCCCGCCTGCGCGCGCTCCCACCCCACGCCCGCTCCCGCCCCGCGCCCGCCATGGACGGCGACCTCGACCTCGACCTCGACGTCGCTGCCGATCTGGCCTCCCTCGCCTCGTTCGACAAAGGCAAGCCTCGCGCCTCCCGAAAGGCCGCCGCGTCGAAGCCGAAGAAGGTGTTGACGGCTGAACATCGGGCAAAGGAGTCCGTCAAGAGGAAGGACCGGAGGCACGCGTCGGGCGCGAGGGATGAAGCCATCGCGGCGGCCGCCGCGCAGCAGCAGATCACCAACGCCCGCGTCGCGGCGGCAACGAGGGAGGCGCTCTGCATGTTGGGGGTTAAACCCTAGCCAGCACGGCCTCGTCAACGCCGCCGTGGCCGCCACGGTCAACACCAGCTCATCCGCCTTCCCTCGGACGCTGCTGCCCGACTCGCCCCGCGCGTCGGCTTGCAACCCGGTGTCCGGCTTCCACGTCTACTCGCAGGCCTCCCGCCTCTCGGGGGAGTGCTCGCCCGAGGTGAGCGTGGTCGCGCCTTCCACGCCCGCGCCCACGACCATCGACCTCAATGCCACACCGGTGGCCGGTGGCTCGTCATCTGAAGGCGCGAGGAAACGCGCAAGGCAGACACCAGCCGACCAGCTGTCGGGCGCGCGCTACCTGTTCGACGGAATGCCGGCCGCCGGCGACGACGACTACATGCAGAACATGATCTTCGAGGGTGGTGCGCAGGCCGCTGGCTTCGGTCCCGACAAGACACAAAGCCAGGATGGCCGAGGCTATAATGAAGATTAGACCGCCTTCATGAGTGATCAGGTCGGCGTCGGCTTGGACCTGGACGGCTTCCCTCTCGACCATGAGTTCCCGAAGGACTACGGGCTAGAGTAAGAGGACGAGTGCGACATCGAAGCGAAGCCTTTGTTTGAGGATGAGCTCGCCAACCAAGCGGACGGGACGACACCGAAGCGCAAGAGCAAGCGGACCAAGGCATACACGACGGCCGAGGACAAGCTTCTTTGCGACTGTTGGAGAGACATTGGGCAAGACCCCAAGACGGGCGCCGAACAAAAGCATTCAACCTTTTGGATTCGTGTTCACCATGAGTTCCATGAGCGCAAGAAGTTTTCGCCGTATCAAATAGCAAGCGCGCGCGGGTGGGTGTCCATTTCAAAGCGTTGGAGGGTGATCaaacaagagtgcaacaagttttgtgccactCTTGAGAGCGTCAAGGCCCGCCCCGTGAGCGGCAACGACGTGCAAGACATGGTATGCTAGCAAGTCGCCCTCTTTTTGTGTCATCAAGTATATGCTTTTCGTTGTTCGTTTGCATATCATTTTGCCAATATGCTTGCATGAAATACATTTGTAGGCATTTCAAGCATTGGGGCATTCAAGGTCCAACACAATGGCAAGTGCTTCAACCTCTCCCATTGCTTTAGGGTGATCAAAGACGAGGAGAAGTTCAAGACGCAATATACCGGCCTCAAGTCGCGTGGTGGGAAGCAAGCCGTGAAGGAGGTTGGGGACGGCGAGAAGGCTTAGCCGAGGGggaagaccaactccaagaaggaggacaagcgggATGCGGCATCAATCGCCTTGATCGCAACCGTGGAGGGCATGATCACCAAGAAGGACTCAAGGGAGGAGAAGCGCCGACAAGAAAGAGAAGAGCAAATAAACGCCTTCTTGGAgatccaaaggaggaggcttgacatggaggcggagaagcaagccaagatgctagaGATCGAGGCCGCCAACGCCTAGACCAAGGTCAAAGAAGTGGCTCTCGCGAGCATGATCACCGgggtggagatcatgaaggtggatctgaacaccgtgtcgccaaggaagaggttgtggttcgagaagatgcaggccGACATGCTCAAGTTCGACGAGGAGTGATCTATGACGGCGAGCGCCATCTTTTTTGGATGCCGGCAGGTCTGCTGGCATGACCACGGGACTGCGATGGCGTGGTCAAACTCAAGTTCCTCACTTTTTGTGTGCTGGCATGTGTGTCGGGCGGCTGACGAGTGCGCCAGCATGACTGTGGTGCTATTTTTAAGGCTGGTATTGTATGCCGGCGCTGGCATGAAACATGACCGCTGGCATGATAGCGGACATGAAATGAGTCAACGTGTTGGACGCACTGCCGATCCAAATCTAAAACAGGACGGACGCCGAAAGGATGGCCGACGTCGTCCGTTTGGGTCAGCCTCTTACCTTCCAGTACCGTTTCATTTTCAGCTTTTGGCAAGAAAAGCGTTACTATTAGATGATCGGGGTAAATCTCAGTGGTATCCCTGACCACCGGGGTTTAAGTTTTGATGCTCCCATTGTTACTGAACTTATTTCAAGGTTTACAACGATGCACAAAAAAAAACAACGGTCACATCAACAACGATGCCGGCTCATTATCTCGAAGGTGCTCATTGGGTAAGGTGTGTGTATGTGCATTCACACGGGTGAGTACATACGCGTGTATATGAGCGTTTGCTGCTATATTGTGTTAAAGAAAAACTATTTCCTAGTTGAATTCAACATATAGCcgaacaattccaatctccgcaGAATTACAAAGTGGACAGAAGGTATAGTAAATTCACATTGCACAACAGAAAGCCGGTATAAGGAGATTTTGACTCTATCCAGGACAGTTAAGCATGGCAAAGCGATGATGAATACAGTATGCAAATCACATTAGAAACAAGCTACAGAATATATACTGGACATGCTAAACTCTTGACAGCGTTTTTGCTCTGCTGAAACTGAAATAGGGGAGTTCATCTGGTTCTTCCGTCATTAAATGTCTTCTTTCGTTAAGATGTCATCCGCAGCAGGATCCACAAGCAGGGAGGGAACCTGaaattagagaagtttgattcagaaATCTCAAACCCACCACCCTGAATGAAACAACAAAATCTGGACTTTCAGAAGTTAGGACTTACTCTGATCGTTTGATCGGAGGTCAGATAGTGTGCGAGGACCGCGAGGGccacctccaccgccgcctccaccgccATATGGACCCCCACCAGGACCTCCCCCACCAGGTCCACCATCCCACTTCTTACCACTACCATATCCTTTCTTATAGCTGTCTGTTTTCTCGATCTACAAGATAAGATGCAAGAATTATATTGTGTTTTAACTCATGGAAATACATGGGACAAAAGGCAAATTTGACAATAATAAGATAATTCGAGCAGTTTAATTCTGAAGCCTTACAGAAAACATTGTGAGGAAGAACATTCTGATGAAGTTCACAACAGCCTTAAAGAAGTCGGGGATTATGCTTAGTCTCCAGATTGTCCGTTTGCCTTTCACAACACCTGGAAGATACATGAAGAAACACAAATGAGATTGATGGTCAAACAAATTTAACAATAATGCAATTATATGTACTCAAGGGTGAATTATGTAAATTTGTGCATGCTCAAAAGTGATCAATCAATTTTGAAATACAACCCTTTGAATGCTCCAAACTATATTTTGGCTTCAGCAAAAAGCCAAGGAATGATCAAACGTGGCCAGGTGCCTTCAAAATGTCACCTCAAACTTCTCTGTGTTCTTACACAAGACATGTCTCGAGTAACTGACGAATGAAACTGCTAGCACCAATTCATATGTTCTATAAGTGCAACAATCCAAGAAATCACCCAGAAGTCAGTATGCTCTACTTGAAATCTGAAGTTAGACGAAATGAACCAGTTTCTTTTACTCTAAAATTGATTATATTGCAAAATCTTAATAAAGCCAAATCAATTAACATTATATCCAGACCAAACACAATTAGCGTGTCATCACTTAGGTCTTGCATGCCTAACAGATGCTTTGATCATGGACCTTTAAGCTCACAGGGTTAAAGctcataatttgtcagaattaTTTCATGAAACAATGTCCCTTAGGAAGACAAATTTGAGCGACACCTAAATAATCTAGCAATGTCACTGTTAGTGGCATTAACACAATGAATCTCCATCCTAGCGAAGTGTGGGTGATAATACTAGTATAACTCACAAACAGTAGGCAAAAGAAACTAGCAATTGTTTACTTCCTTTGGTCCACTGGACTGTGTACAGCTACCTGTTTCGCTCAAACTAATTTCTAACGTCACTTATTTTCTTCAGTGACCCACAGAATGGCACCAAGTGGCCAAGGTTCCACTGTAAATTGGACTACTATGTGGACACACCAAATACAGAGACATCTACTTACGATGATTCAGTAAGGAACTCTCCACTAAGCCATGAAATATCATAACAAGCTTGGACATCTCTAACACAAACTTAAAATATATGCCAGGCATTTTTATCGGTCTGCAGCCTTCCTCTTTTCAGCAACAAATAAAGGCACATTAGTGAACAGATAAAACAATACTGAGAACTCCACTATTTGGATCAAGTTCCTTAATCAACATGGAAAGAACTCATCCATTATGTGGGTACAGGAATTGGTGCTCGTATGTACAGGAACGCAACCCACTAATGCATTAGTTAAAAGTCTATGGAGGCCGCATTCTATGTCCTGCTACctgaatatttctcacaaaattcCGTTTGAACAGCAATTATAGTGAAGGTCTGTTCATTTGGCAA includes:
- the LOC123449085 gene encoding selenoprotein K homolog, producing the protein MAYVERGVVKGKRTIWRLSIIPDFFKAVVNFIRMFFLTMFSIEKTDSYKKGYGSGKKWDGGPGGGGPGGGPYGGGGGGGGGPRGPRTLSDLRSNDQSSLPACGSCCG